In the genome of Streptomyces racemochromogenes, one region contains:
- a CDS encoding TetR/AcrR family transcriptional regulator: MTDQKAPKSEQTRTLILETALRLFQERGFDKTTMRGIAKEAGVSVGNAYYYFESKEHLVQGFYDRIGAAHQAAVRSILEQETDLQKRLAGVLTSWLDIAEPYHEFASQFFKNAADPESPLSPFSAESEPARKAAIDIHREVLAGAKTKVPAELADVLPELMWLSQMGLVLYWVFDRSPGSEKTRRLAERGAQLTTRGIVLARFRVLRPLVRELHELFADFLPGMAQTAAARGGKRASDPHPGEG; encoded by the coding sequence GTGACAGATCAGAAGGCGCCCAAGAGCGAGCAGACCCGCACGCTGATCCTCGAAACCGCGCTCCGGCTCTTCCAGGAGCGCGGGTTCGACAAGACGACCATGCGGGGCATCGCCAAGGAGGCGGGGGTCTCGGTCGGCAACGCGTACTACTACTTCGAGTCGAAGGAGCACCTCGTCCAGGGCTTCTACGACCGGATCGGGGCGGCTCACCAGGCGGCGGTGCGGTCGATCCTGGAGCAGGAGACCGATCTCCAGAAGCGGCTCGCCGGAGTGCTGACGAGCTGGCTGGACATCGCGGAGCCCTACCACGAGTTCGCCTCGCAGTTCTTCAAGAACGCGGCGGATCCGGAGAGTCCGCTCAGCCCCTTCTCGGCGGAGTCGGAGCCGGCCCGCAAGGCGGCCATCGACATCCACCGCGAGGTGCTGGCCGGGGCGAAGACGAAGGTGCCGGCCGAACTGGCGGACGTACTGCCGGAGCTGATGTGGCTTTCGCAGATGGGCCTGGTCCTGTACTGGGTCTTCGACCGCTCGCCCGGCAGCGAGAAGACGCGCCGGCTCGCCGAGCGCGGTGCGCAGCTGACCACGCGGGGCATCGTGCTGGCCCGGTTCCGGGTACTGCGGCCGCTGGTGCGCGAGTTGCACGAGCTGTTCGCGGACTTCCTTCCGGGGATGGCCCAGACGGCGGCGGCGCGCGGCGGCAAGCGCGCCTCGGACCCCCACCCCGGCGAGGGGTGA
- a CDS encoding MFS transporter, translating to MTVTATTGRNRAPAAATRAPVPVFWLALLATPIAAGANAPVLILPDMARALGVADATAAWLLTAFGWAMATGTPLMAGLLRRRGLAAVLRLAAALVTGGTLLVAASPWLPLTLLGRCAQAAGGAGLVAAAMSLAGTARRMGVISAGFGMLGAAGPLLGRTLADGASWRLALAVQAAALLAVPAVLRHAGRGPAPVPAGRFDGRGAALLTALATALVLLPTQPLAAVAGALVAAVLLVLHVRRRPDGFVPAALLRRPVFVVSALLALVLSTSYFTLLFSAPRLLADRAGWDAASAGTGQLFALLAGAALSWLLAAASARTGRAAVRTVLVTAGAAAALLGVFADSGPLLVVATGVGVFTASAANAVLSTHAVAAAPDEAHRPSAIGLFTLCYQLGGAFGPAVATLLVLG from the coding sequence ATGACGGTCACCGCCACCACCGGCAGGAACCGGGCACCAGCCGCCGCCACCCGGGCGCCCGTCCCGGTCTTCTGGCTCGCCCTGCTGGCCACCCCCATCGCCGCCGGAGCCAACGCGCCGGTACTGATCCTCCCGGACATGGCCCGCGCGCTCGGCGTCGCCGACGCCACCGCCGCCTGGCTGCTCACCGCCTTCGGCTGGGCCATGGCCACCGGCACCCCCCTGATGGCCGGACTCCTGCGCCGCCGGGGCCTGGCCGCGGTGCTCCGCCTGGCCGCCGCCCTCGTGACGGGCGGCACCCTGCTGGTCGCCGCCTCCCCCTGGCTCCCGCTCACCCTCCTCGGCCGCTGCGCCCAGGCCGCCGGCGGCGCCGGGCTCGTGGCCGCGGCGATGAGCCTCGCCGGGACCGCCCGCCGGATGGGCGTCATCAGCGCCGGCTTCGGCATGCTCGGCGCGGCCGGACCCCTGCTCGGCCGGACCCTCGCGGACGGCGCCTCCTGGCGGCTCGCCCTCGCCGTCCAGGCCGCCGCCCTGCTGGCGGTGCCCGCGGTGCTGCGGCACGCCGGACGCGGGCCGGCCCCGGTCCCCGCGGGCCGCTTCGACGGGCGCGGCGCCGCCCTGTTGACCGCTCTCGCCACCGCCCTGGTGCTGCTGCCGACCCAGCCCCTCGCCGCCGTCGCCGGCGCCCTCGTCGCCGCCGTGCTGCTCGTCCTGCACGTACGCCGCCGCCCCGACGGGTTCGTGCCCGCCGCGCTGCTGCGCCGGCCCGTGTTCGTGGTCTCGGCACTGCTCGCGCTGGTGCTGTCGACCTCCTACTTCACCCTGCTCTTCTCGGCGCCCCGGCTGCTCGCCGACCGGGCCGGCTGGGACGCGGCCTCCGCGGGCACCGGGCAGCTCTTCGCCCTGCTGGCCGGGGCCGCCCTGTCCTGGCTGCTCGCCGCCGCCTCGGCCCGGACGGGCCGCGCGGCCGTCCGTACGGTCCTGGTCACGGCCGGCGCCGCCGCCGCGCTCCTCGGGGTCTTCGCCGACTCCGGCCCGCTGCTGGTCGTCGCCACCGGGGTGGGCGTGTTCACCGCCAGCGCCGCGAACGCGGTCCTGTCGACCCACGCCGTCGCCGCCGCCCCCGACGAGGCCCACCGGCCCAGCGCCATCGGCCTGTTCACCCTCTGCTACCAGCTCGGCGGCGCCTTCGGCCCGGCCGTGGCCACCCTGCTGGTCCTGGGCTGA
- a CDS encoding MarR family transcriptional regulator, with product MEKDGNDQDMVASLVGQWQKERPDLTEALWPVEVLARIQRVNRLIDKYLKAFTAEHGLEVGEFDVLSTLRRSGPPYALTAGALIPAAMVTSGAITNRIDRLEAKGLVERVRDGADRRSVRIRLTDAGRTLIDTVIEAHLRHYASLLAPLDRDTCEALAGSLGALLLAHGDTLAPPAAG from the coding sequence ATGGAAAAGGACGGCAACGACCAGGACATGGTGGCCTCGCTCGTCGGCCAGTGGCAGAAGGAGCGCCCCGACCTCACGGAGGCGCTGTGGCCCGTCGAGGTGCTGGCCCGGATCCAGCGCGTGAACCGGCTCATCGACAAGTACCTCAAGGCCTTCACCGCCGAACACGGCCTGGAAGTGGGCGAGTTCGACGTACTGTCCACCCTGCGCCGGTCGGGTCCGCCGTACGCGCTGACCGCCGGCGCGCTGATCCCCGCCGCCATGGTGACCTCGGGCGCGATCACCAACCGGATCGACCGGCTGGAGGCCAAGGGCCTGGTCGAGCGGGTCCGCGACGGGGCCGACCGCCGCTCGGTGCGCATCCGGCTCACCGACGCGGGCCGCACCCTGATCGACACGGTCATCGAGGCGCACCTGCGGCACTACGCGAGCCTGCTGGCCCCCCTGGACCGCGACACCTGCGAAGCGCTGGCCGGCTCCCTGGGCGCCCTGCTGCTGGCGCACGGGGACACCCTCGCGCCACCCGCAGCCGGTTGA
- a CDS encoding metallophosphoesterase encodes MTVFVVIVAVVAVLALLGLVHRWLWVRLVRDTTRAGGAARRAGTVLAFALPLLALAALTAGRAGAPFWLERLVAWPGYMWLAVLLYLAMAMAVAEPVRRLWLRRLPAPPAPRPSEGLELEPAAPGAQPRPPVEPGGAESLVREGPGGGAVPQEPTATEPPAGVGRRVFVARVLGGAAVAAAAGVVGNGTYGVLRGPRVKRVQVPLARLPRAAHGFRIAVVSDVHLGPVLGRAHTRRIVDTVNRTQPDLIAIVGDLVDGDVGDLGPAAEPLRELRARLGSFFVTGNHEYFSGAQQWVDHVRELGLTPLENARRELPHFDLAGVNDVQGEKEGKGPDFRAALGDRDRARASVLLAHQPIVIDEAVRHGVDLQLSGHTHGGQLWPGEYLAELANPTVAGLERYGDTQLYVSRGAGAWGPPVRVGAPSDITVVELASYQA; translated from the coding sequence ATGACCGTGTTTGTGGTGATTGTGGCGGTGGTCGCGGTCCTGGCGCTCCTTGGGTTGGTCCACCGGTGGCTGTGGGTCCGGCTGGTCCGCGACACGACCCGTGCGGGCGGGGCGGCGCGGAGGGCGGGCACGGTGCTGGCCTTCGCCCTGCCGCTGCTCGCGCTGGCCGCTCTGACGGCGGGCCGGGCGGGCGCGCCGTTCTGGCTGGAGCGGCTGGTGGCGTGGCCGGGGTACATGTGGCTGGCCGTGCTGCTGTACCTCGCGATGGCGATGGCCGTGGCGGAGCCGGTCCGCCGCCTGTGGCTCCGCAGGCTGCCCGCGCCCCCGGCTCCCCGGCCGTCGGAGGGGCTTGAGCTGGAGCCCGCCGCTCCGGGGGCGCAGCCCCGGCCCCCGGTGGAGCCGGGCGGGGCGGAGTCCCTGGTGCGGGAAGGGCCGGGCGGGGGAGCGGTCCCGCAGGAACCCACCGCCACCGAGCCCCCCGCCGGGGTCGGGCGGCGGGTGTTCGTGGCGCGGGTGCTCGGTGGGGCGGCGGTCGCCGCCGCCGCGGGGGTCGTCGGCAACGGGACCTACGGCGTGCTCCGCGGCCCCCGCGTGAAGCGCGTGCAGGTGCCCCTCGCCCGGCTGCCCCGCGCCGCGCACGGGTTCCGGATCGCCGTGGTCAGCGACGTCCACCTCGGCCCGGTGCTCGGCCGCGCCCACACCCGCCGCATCGTCGACACCGTCAACCGCACCCAGCCCGACCTCATCGCCATCGTGGGCGACCTCGTGGACGGCGACGTCGGCGACCTCGGGCCCGCCGCCGAGCCGCTGCGCGAGCTCCGTGCCCGCCTCGGCAGCTTCTTCGTCACCGGCAACCACGAGTACTTCTCCGGCGCCCAGCAGTGGGTGGACCACGTCCGCGAACTCGGCCTCACCCCCCTGGAGAACGCCCGCCGCGAGCTGCCCCACTTCGACCTCGCCGGGGTCAACGACGTCCAGGGGGAGAAGGAGGGCAAGGGGCCCGACTTCCGGGCGGCCCTCGGCGACCGCGACCGCGCCCGGGCCTCCGTGCTCCTCGCCCACCAGCCGATCGTGATCGACGAGGCCGTCCGCCACGGGGTGGACCTCCAGCTCTCCGGGCACACCCACGGCGGCCAGCTGTGGCCCGGCGAGTACCTCGCCGAGCTGGCGAACCCGACCGTCGCGGGCCTGGAGCGCTACGGCGACACCCAGCTGTACGTGTCCCGCGGGGCGGGTGCGTGGGGGCCGCCCGTCCGGGTCGGGGCGCCCTCCGACATCACCGTCGTCGAACTCGCCTCGTACCAGGCCTGA
- a CDS encoding SCO4848 family membrane protein — MKLSRTASWFLAAFGAWSWVIWSTFVKNLFNDASGLAFDDGEPTAYFWVHLLLAVTSFLLGTAVGVIGLRGVLALRRESR; from the coding sequence ATGAAACTCAGCCGCACCGCGTCCTGGTTCCTCGCAGCGTTCGGAGCTTGGTCCTGGGTGATCTGGTCCACGTTCGTCAAGAACCTCTTCAATGACGCCAGCGGTCTGGCATTCGATGACGGTGAGCCCACGGCCTACTTCTGGGTCCACCTCCTCCTGGCGGTCACGTCTTTCCTCCTGGGGACCGCCGTTGGTGTGATCGGGTTGCGCGGTGTCCTGGCCCTGCGACGGGAATCACGATGA
- a CDS encoding D-alanyl-D-alanine carboxypeptidase has protein sequence MSAKKTALTVLSAALLAPAVLMASGSASVHAAPTPPPAADGKGQPPKAPDALAPPPSMSTVGGARLGQPGTQVNPMPGAPALPANLSGRSWIVADAETGEVLAAHNAHWRLPPASTMKMLFADTVLPGLPKDQVHHVTDQDMDGVGPGSSLVGVKEDHDYSVHDLWLGVFLRSGNDAVHVLSAMNGGIDKTVKDMQAHAEELQALDTHVVSPDGYDAPEQVSSAYDLTLIARSGLQKQDFREYCGTAEAKFPGRQEAGRPREYFEIQNTNRLMTGAGGITPYKGIAGVKNGNTTMAGSTFTGAAQRGDKKLLVTVMNPDNGGINEVYEETAALFDWGFAAAGKVKPVGELVPPKSADATPLGSPATTHEKGGPAAGAEGSGGGGLGTALGITGGALVLLAGGAFVVNRRWPHGRRGPGGGTDA, from the coding sequence GTGTCTGCCAAGAAGACCGCGCTGACGGTCCTTTCCGCCGCGCTGCTGGCTCCAGCCGTGCTCATGGCGTCCGGGAGCGCGTCCGTACACGCCGCGCCCACGCCGCCCCCGGCGGCCGACGGGAAGGGGCAGCCCCCGAAGGCACCGGACGCCCTCGCGCCGCCCCCCTCCATGTCCACCGTCGGCGGCGCCCGCCTCGGCCAGCCCGGGACGCAGGTCAACCCGATGCCCGGCGCGCCCGCCCTGCCCGCCAACCTCAGCGGAAGGTCCTGGATCGTCGCGGACGCCGAGACCGGCGAGGTGCTCGCCGCGCACAACGCCCACTGGCGGCTGCCCCCGGCCTCCACCATGAAGATGCTCTTCGCCGACACGGTCCTGCCGGGCCTCCCCAAGGACCAGGTGCACCACGTCACCGACCAGGACATGGACGGCGTCGGCCCCGGCAGCAGCCTGGTGGGGGTCAAGGAGGACCACGACTACTCCGTCCACGACCTGTGGCTCGGCGTGTTCCTGCGCTCCGGGAACGACGCGGTGCACGTCCTGTCGGCCATGAACGGCGGCATCGACAAGACCGTCAAGGACATGCAGGCCCACGCCGAGGAGCTCCAGGCCCTGGACACCCATGTCGTGTCCCCGGACGGCTACGACGCCCCCGAGCAGGTGTCGAGCGCGTACGACCTCACCCTCATCGCCCGCTCCGGGCTGCAGAAGCAGGACTTCCGCGAGTACTGCGGCACGGCGGAGGCGAAGTTCCCCGGCCGACAGGAGGCGGGCAGGCCGCGCGAGTACTTCGAGATCCAGAACACCAACCGGCTGATGACCGGCGCCGGCGGCATCACCCCGTACAAGGGCATCGCCGGGGTGAAGAACGGCAACACCACCATGGCCGGCTCCACCTTCACCGGCGCCGCCCAGCGGGGCGACAAGAAGCTGCTGGTGACCGTGATGAACCCGGACAACGGCGGGATCAACGAGGTCTACGAGGAGACGGCCGCGCTCTTCGACTGGGGCTTCGCCGCGGCCGGCAAGGTCAAGCCGGTGGGCGAGCTGGTGCCCCCGAAGAGCGCGGACGCCACCCCGCTCGGCTCGCCCGCCACCACGCACGAGAAGGGCGGCCCCGCGGCGGGCGCCGAAGGCTCCGGCGGCGGCGGGCTCGGCACCGCCCTCGGCATCACGGGCGGGGCGCTGGTGCTCCTGGCCGGCGGGGCCTTCGTGGTCAACCGCCGCTGGCCGCACGGCCGCCGCGGCCCGGGGGGCGGCACCGACGCCTAG
- a CDS encoding YihY/virulence factor BrkB family protein translates to MDWLKKLPVVGPAASAVMRTHAWRSYERLDRVHWTRLAAAITFISFLALFPLITVAAAVGAALLSQEQLDQLQKSLAEQVPGISDQLNLEGLVANAGTVGLVAGALLLFTGIGWIGSMRDCLRAVWEKDDEDEGNPVLRKGKDGLVLLGLGGAALASAAASVVGASAVGKSAELLGIPREGAGGALLRGAAFGVGVVAAFLLLLYLLTLLPGVEPPRGRLVQAALIGAAGFELLKLLLSGYMREVAAKSMYGAFGVPIALLLWINFTAKLLLFCAAWTATRDDEEPRDEKQEQQAA, encoded by the coding sequence ATGGACTGGCTGAAGAAACTCCCGGTGGTCGGCCCGGCGGCCTCCGCCGTCATGCGCACCCACGCCTGGCGTTCCTACGAGCGCCTCGACCGCGTGCACTGGACCCGGCTGGCCGCCGCGATCACCTTCATCAGCTTCCTCGCGCTCTTCCCGCTGATCACCGTCGCCGCCGCGGTCGGCGCCGCCCTGCTCAGCCAGGAACAGCTGGACCAGCTCCAGAAGAGCCTCGCCGAACAGGTCCCCGGCATCTCCGACCAGCTCAACCTGGAAGGGCTCGTCGCCAACGCCGGCACCGTCGGCCTCGTCGCCGGCGCCCTCCTCCTCTTCACCGGCATCGGCTGGATCGGATCGATGCGCGACTGCCTGCGCGCCGTCTGGGAGAAGGACGACGAGGACGAGGGCAACCCGGTCCTGCGCAAGGGCAAGGACGGCCTGGTCCTCCTCGGCCTCGGCGGCGCGGCCCTCGCCTCGGCCGCCGCCTCGGTCGTCGGGGCCAGCGCGGTCGGCAAGTCCGCCGAGCTCCTGGGCATCCCGCGCGAGGGCGCGGGCGGGGCGCTGCTGCGCGGCGCGGCCTTCGGCGTCGGCGTGGTGGCGGCCTTCCTGCTGCTGCTCTACCTGCTGACCCTGCTGCCCGGGGTCGAGCCGCCGCGCGGCCGCCTGGTCCAGGCGGCCCTCATCGGCGCGGCGGGCTTCGAACTGCTGAAGCTGCTGCTCAGCGGCTACATGCGGGAGGTCGCGGCCAAGAGCATGTACGGGGCCTTCGGCGTGCCGATCGCCCTGCTGCTGTGGATCAACTTCACGGCGAAGCTGCTGCTCTTCTGCGCGGCCTGGACGGCGACCCGCGACGACGAGGAGCCGCGGGACGAGAAGCAGGAGCAGCAGGCCGCCTAG
- a CDS encoding 2'-5' RNA ligase family protein encodes MGTVTLGVSIAVPEPYGSQLQELRAGFGDAAAHGIPTHITLVPPTEVETDRLPAIRAHLTEVARAFEAFPMRLEGTGTFRPLSPVVFVRLAEGAPGCTRLQAEVRDPQGPLARELAFPYHPHVTVAHGISEEAMDRAFGELADYRAGWRCEGFALYEQGSDGVWRKLREYPFGTGAVGVPAQPAPRGDAAVPRP; translated from the coding sequence GTGGGGACCGTAACGCTCGGCGTTTCGATCGCGGTCCCGGAGCCGTACGGCAGCCAGCTCCAGGAGCTGCGCGCCGGCTTCGGGGACGCCGCCGCGCACGGCATCCCCACGCACATCACCCTCGTACCGCCCACCGAGGTGGAGACGGACCGGCTGCCCGCGATCCGCGCCCACCTGACCGAGGTCGCGCGGGCCTTCGAGGCCTTCCCGATGCGGCTGGAGGGGACGGGGACCTTCCGCCCCCTCTCGCCGGTCGTCTTCGTCCGGCTCGCCGAGGGCGCCCCGGGCTGCACCCGCCTCCAGGCGGAGGTCCGCGACCCCCAGGGGCCGCTCGCCCGCGAGCTGGCCTTCCCGTACCACCCGCACGTCACGGTCGCCCACGGGATCTCCGAGGAGGCGATGGACCGGGCCTTCGGCGAGCTCGCCGACTACCGGGCCGGCTGGCGGTGCGAGGGCTTCGCGCTCTACGAGCAGGGCTCGGACGGGGTCTGGCGCAAGCTGCGCGAGTACCCCTTCGGCACCGGGGCCGTCGGCGTTCCCGCGCAGCCCGCTCCACGGGGCGACGCGGCCGTGCCGCGCCCCTGA
- the trpS gene encoding tryptophan--tRNA ligase: protein MASDRPRALSGIQPTSGSFHLGNYLGAIRQYVALQETHDAFYMVVDLHAITMPQDPKDLRANTRLSAAQLLAAGLDPERCTLFIQSHVPEHAQLGWVMNCITGFGEASRMTQFKDKSAKGGVNSASVGLFTYPILQVADILLYQANAVPVGEDQRQHIELTRDLAERFNQRFGRTFTLPAAHIVKEVAKIYDLQDPAIKMSKSASSPKGLINLLDEPKVTEKKIKSAVTDTDTVIRFDTENKPGVSNLLTILSTLTGESVPALEASYEGKGYGALKTDLAGVMVDFVTPFRQRTQEFLDDPETLDSLLAKGAEKARAVAAETLAQAYDHLGFLPAKH from the coding sequence ATGGCTTCTGACCGTCCTCGCGCGCTCTCCGGCATCCAGCCCACCTCCGGCTCGTTCCACCTCGGGAACTACCTCGGAGCGATCCGCCAGTACGTCGCCCTCCAGGAGACGCACGACGCCTTCTACATGGTCGTCGACCTCCACGCGATCACCATGCCGCAGGATCCGAAGGACCTCCGCGCGAACACCCGCCTGTCCGCCGCGCAGCTCCTCGCGGCCGGCCTGGACCCCGAGCGGTGCACGCTCTTCATCCAGAGCCACGTCCCGGAGCACGCGCAGCTCGGCTGGGTCATGAACTGCATCACCGGCTTCGGCGAGGCCAGCCGGATGACCCAGTTCAAGGACAAGTCCGCCAAGGGCGGGGTCAACAGCGCCAGCGTCGGCCTGTTCACGTACCCGATCCTCCAGGTCGCCGACATCCTCCTCTACCAGGCGAACGCCGTCCCGGTCGGCGAGGACCAGCGCCAGCACATCGAGCTGACCCGCGACCTGGCCGAGCGCTTCAACCAGCGCTTCGGCCGGACCTTCACCCTCCCCGCCGCGCACATCGTCAAGGAGGTCGCGAAGATCTACGACCTCCAGGACCCGGCGATCAAGATGTCGAAGTCCGCGTCGTCCCCCAAGGGTCTGATCAACCTCCTCGACGAGCCCAAGGTCACCGAGAAGAAGATCAAGAGCGCGGTCACCGACACGGACACCGTGATCCGGTTCGACACCGAGAACAAGCCGGGCGTCAGCAACCTGCTCACCATCCTGTCCACCCTCACGGGCGAGTCCGTCCCCGCCCTGGAGGCCTCGTACGAGGGCAAGGGTTACGGTGCGCTCAAGACCGACCTCGCCGGCGTGATGGTCGATTTCGTCACACCCTTCCGGCAGCGCACCCAGGAGTTCCTGGACGACCCGGAGACCCTGGACTCCCTGCTGGCCAAGGGTGCGGAGAAGGCCCGGGCGGTCGCCGCCGAGACCCTCGCGCAGGCCTACGACCACCTCGGTTTCCTGCCCGCCAAGCACTGA